Proteins encoded within one genomic window of Oncorhynchus mykiss isolate Arlee chromosome 27, USDA_OmykA_1.1, whole genome shotgun sequence:
- the il-18 gene encoding interleukin 18 (The RefSeq protein has 1 substitution compared to this genomic sequence) codes for MASSSECKCVEFAVVDKEDIFFQVEHDDLESDDFPKETRKCFQKMIQIKNNRFLVVDEDVLKFKERNKEQCKADDCRFNIQQYKNNDIAKANGIAVILSVTSPCKQTYMVCCKNGDQEGVSAKPLEQPLPDYIGCSKHEAVFFMEVIPGTSQYRFQSSLRTSSYLSFEAGPDAELIKLVLRQVPKDVVDENSKMRLLTC; via the exons ATGGCAAGCAGCTCCGAATGTAAGTGTGTTGAGTTTGCGGTAGTAGACAAGGAGGACATCTTTTTTCAAG TCGAACATGACG ATTTAGAGTCGGATGATTTTCAAAAGGAGACTAGAAAATGCTTCCAAAAAATGATCCAAATCAAGAACAATCGATTCCTGGTTGTAGATGAAGACGTTCTCAAGTTTAAAGAGCGGAATAAGGAGCAATGCAAAGCAG ATGATTGCCGGTTCAATATCCAACAATATAAAAACAATGACATTGCCAAGGCCAATGGAATtgctgttattctctctgtgacATCACCTTGTAAGCAAACTTACATGGTGTGCTGCAAGAATGGGGACCAAGAAGGAGTTTCTGCTAAACCACTG GAGCAACCTTTGCCTGACTACATTGGCTGCTCAAAACATGAGGCTGTGTTCTTCATGGAAGTAATTCCTGGTACATCTCAGTACAGATTTCAGTCATCGCTGCGGACTAGTTCATACTTGAGCTTTGAGGCTGGACCAGATGCAGAGCTCATAAAGTTAGTTCTCAGGCAGGTGCCTAAGGATGTTGTGGATGAGAACTCTAAAATGCGCTTACTGACATGTTGA
- the il-18 gene encoding interleukin 18 isoform X2, whose translation MASSSEFEHDDLESDDFQKETRKCFQKMIQIKNNRFLVVDEDVLKFKERNKEQCKADDCRFNIQQYKNNDIAKANGIAVILSVTSPCKQTYMVCCKNGDQEGVSAKPLEQPLPDYIGCSKHEAVFFMEVIPGTSQYRFQSSLRTSSYLSFEAGPDAELIKLVLRQVPKDVVDENSKMRLLTC comes from the exons ATGGCAAGCAGCTCCGAAT TCGAACATGACG ATTTAGAGTCGGATGATTTTCAAAAGGAGACTAGAAAATGCTTCCAAAAAATGATCCAAATCAAGAACAATCGATTCCTGGTTGTAGATGAAGACGTTCTCAAGTTTAAAGAGCGGAATAAGGAGCAATGCAAAGCAG ATGATTGCCGGTTCAATATCCAACAATATAAAAACAATGACATTGCCAAGGCCAATGGAATtgctgttattctctctgtgacATCACCTTGTAAGCAAACTTACATGGTGTGCTGCAAGAATGGGGACCAAGAAGGAGTTTCTGCTAAACCACTG GAGCAACCTTTGCCTGACTACATTGGCTGCTCAAAACATGAGGCTGTGTTCTTCATGGAAGTAATTCCTGGTACATCTCAGTACAGATTTCAGTCATCGCTGCGGACTAGTTCATACTTGAGCTTTGAGGCTGGACCAGATGCAGAGCTCATAAAGTTAGTTCTCAGGCAGGTGCCTAAGGATGTTGTGGATGAGAACTCTAAAATGCGCTTACTGACATGTTGA
- the il-18 gene encoding interleukin 18 isoform X1, which translates to MASSSECKCVEFAVVDKEDIFFQVEHDDLESDDFQKETRKCFQKMIQIKNNRFLVVDEDVLKFKERNKEQCKADDCRFNIQQYKNNDIAKANGIAVILSVTSPCKQTYMVCCKNGDQEGVSAKPLEQPLPDYIGCSKHEAVFFMEVIPGTSQYRFQSSLRTSSYLSFEAGPDAELIKLVLRQVPKDVVDENSKMRLLTC; encoded by the exons ATGGCAAGCAGCTCCGAATGTAAGTGTGTTGAGTTTGCGGTAGTAGACAAGGAGGACATCTTTTTTCAAG TCGAACATGACG ATTTAGAGTCGGATGATTTTCAAAAGGAGACTAGAAAATGCTTCCAAAAAATGATCCAAATCAAGAACAATCGATTCCTGGTTGTAGATGAAGACGTTCTCAAGTTTAAAGAGCGGAATAAGGAGCAATGCAAAGCAG ATGATTGCCGGTTCAATATCCAACAATATAAAAACAATGACATTGCCAAGGCCAATGGAATtgctgttattctctctgtgacATCACCTTGTAAGCAAACTTACATGGTGTGCTGCAAGAATGGGGACCAAGAAGGAGTTTCTGCTAAACCACTG GAGCAACCTTTGCCTGACTACATTGGCTGCTCAAAACATGAGGCTGTGTTCTTCATGGAAGTAATTCCTGGTACATCTCAGTACAGATTTCAGTCATCGCTGCGGACTAGTTCATACTTGAGCTTTGAGGCTGGACCAGATGCAGAGCTCATAAAGTTAGTTCTCAGGCAGGTGCCTAAGGATGTTGTGGATGAGAACTCTAAAATGCGCTTACTGACATGTTGA